Proteins encoded by one window of Nasonia vitripennis strain AsymCx chromosome 5, Nvit_psr_1.1, whole genome shotgun sequence:
- the Or14 gene encoding odorant receptor 14, with protein sequence MSKKSGFDVAVGPSRAFLCFVGVWPNPEGSETTFETIQCIIVTLTMIIFANIAQTVKVFMVWGNLNSVIEILTTADMPIFVALMKFLVAWYNRKVLKGLVILMMEDWSRSYSSSNLDSMWRTARFSRKLSAVCIGLAQGTITAQFIMVVVFDVNNKGEAERTLYMISYFPYDTQVSPNYEITWLGQCFSNIFAAGAFSAVDAFFAVLVLHLCCQLSILRKELVMLADHHKKQGDNSEEFSRKLARIVEKHEYFNSFAKTIEDSFNTMFLSQMIASSLALCLQGYQLVMIITNTEGKLPVFQLIHMIYFTCCFSFSLFVYCYVAEELRFESTELDYAAYDSDWYNLPPKDTKLLLLLMHRSRKPLEITAGKFCAFSLRLYCSILKTSGGYLSMLLAVKDRLVVEAD encoded by the exons ATGTCCAAGAAATCAG GTTTCGATGTTGCCGTCGGTCCAAGTAGAGCATTTCTTTGCTTCGTGGGTGTTTGGCCGAATCCCGAGGGATCGGAGACTACGTTTGAGACAATCCAATGCATCATCGTAACGCTCACGATGATCATTTTTGCGAACATCGCTCAAACCGTGAAGGTTTTCATGGTCTGGGGTAACTTGAACTCCGTCATCGAGATCCTGACGACAGCTGACATGCCAATCTTCGTTGCTCTGATGAAGTTCCTCGTAGCCTGGTACAACAGAAAAg TGTTAAAGGGTTTGGTGATTTTGATGATGGAGGACTGGAGTCGCAGCTACTCATCGAGTAACCTCGACTCCATGTGGCGGACAGCGCGATTCAGTCGCAAGCTATCGGCGGTCTGCATAGGCTTAGCTCAAGGAACGATAACTGCTCAGTTCATTATGGTCGTGGTTTTCGACGTCAACAACAAAGGCGAGGCTGAGCGAACCCTTTACATGATCTCGTACTTTCCCTACGATACCCAAGTCTCGCCCAACTACGAGATCACATGGCTGGGACAGTGCTTCTCCAATATTTTTGCGGCTGGGGCTTTCTCAGCTGTGGATGCTTTCTTCGCGGTGCTGGTGCTGCATCTATGTTGCCAACTGAGTATTCTGCGGAAAGAACTGGTGATGCTGGCGGATCATCACAAGAAACAAGGAGATAACAGCGAGGAATTTTCGAGGAAGTTGGCTAGAATTGTAGAGAAACACGAGTACTTTAATAG tttTGCGAAGACTATTGAAGATTCTTTTAACACGATGTTCTTGTCACAGATGATTGCGTCATCGCTTGCATTGTGCTTACAAGGGTATCAATTAGTTATG ATAATCACGAATACCGAAGGGAAATTACCCGTCTTTCAATTGATCCACATGATTTACTTCACATGTTGTTTTTCATTCAGTCTATTCGTGTACTGCTACGTTGCCGAGGAACTCCGATTCGAA AGTACAGAACTAGATTACGCAGCTTACGATAGTGATTGGTACAATTTGCCTCCAAAGGATACAAAGCTTTTGCTACTACTAATGCATCGATCACGGAAGCCTCTAGAAATTACGGCTGGTAAATTCTGCGCCTTTTCTTTAAGACTCTATTGCAGC atattaaaaaCATCAGGTGGATACTTATCAATGCTTCTAGCTGTGAAAGATCGGCTAGTAGTAGAAGCTGACTAG
- the Or13 gene encoding odorant receptor 13 isoform X1 has protein sequence MTVEIAEDSMERIVALSDDQNVDGYNHAIGPCRFFLRLLGTWPDPYGNVDSWTTSARCLVITATMFLFATISQTVKMALSYKDLNLVTEILTNCNIPTTIATIKIASIWYYRWVLRDLVRQIIEDWEMSHDRHESAIMWRSAKISRIFSIGCMFMTEGTLLTQCVVGLFRPISYAFKTDLNQSIEWPLYMKGSFPYDVQSSPNYELSILGQLLSNVFASTSFSSADSFFIVLMFHLIGQLSILKLTILDLPSKIENSDDRSKFIDRFAFVHMRHNRLWRFSMAIEESFNTMFLIQMIPCIFALCTQGYQLIMIMDADNVSLMELIFMIYFLVLFLFTIFTYCYVTEILRCKSLELSYAVYDCDWTILPAKEARILLLILVRTQHPFEITAGKFASFSLPFYCRVGAFSYFSKFSYKVKYFKLILPF, from the exons ATGACAGTGGAGATTGCGGAGGATTCGATGGAGAGGATTGTCGCATTGTCCGATGATCAAAACGTCGATG GCTACAACCACGCGATCGGTCCATGCCGATTTTTTCTGCGCTTGCTCGGCACTTGGCCAGATCCTTATGGAAACGTTGATAGCTGGACGACCTCCGCTCGCTGTCTCGTGATAACGGCAACTATGTTCCTCTTCGCGACCATCTCGCAGACCGTGAAGATGGCCTTGTCGTACAAAGACTTGAATTTGGTAACGGAGATCCTGACGAATTGCAACATACCGACAACCATCGCGACCATCAAAATTGCCAGCATTTGGTACTACAGATGGG TGCTGCGAGACTTGGTGCGGCAGATCATAGAAGACTGGGAGATGTCCCACGACCGTCACGAATCGGCCATAATGTGGCGAAGCGCCAAAATCAGTCGGATATTCTCCATCGGGTGCATGTTCATGACCGAAGGAACACTTCTTACTCAGTGCGTCGTCGGACTCTTCAGACCCATCTCTTACGCCTTTAAAACGGACCTGAATCAGAGCATCGAGTGGCCGTTGTACATGAAGGGCTCATTTCCGTACGACGTCCAGTCATCGCCAAACTATGAACTGTCAATACTGGGACAGCTGCTGTCCAATGTTTTCGCCTCGACTTCTTTTTCGTCCGCAGATTCATTCTTCATTGTGCTTATGTTTCATCTTATAGGCCAGTTGTCCATTCTGAAACTGACGATTTTGGACCTGCCGAGTAAAATCGAGAATTCAGATGACAGGAGTAAGTTTATTGATCGATTCGCTTTCGTGCACATGAGACATAATCGGCTGTGGag ATTTTCAATGGCCATTGAGGAATCTTTCAATACAATGTTTCTCATACAAATGATACCCTGCATTTTCGCTCTGTGTACTCAAGGTTATCAACTCATAATG ATAATGGATGCCGATAACGTTTCGTTAATGGAActtatttttatgatatactttctggttttatttttgttcaccATCTTTACATACTGCTACGTTACAGAAATTTTGCGTTGCAAG AGTTTGGAATTGAGTTACGCAGTTTACGATTGCGACTGGACCATCTTACCAGCGAAAGAAGCCAGAATTTTGCTACTGATCTTGGTTCGCACGCAGCACCCGTTTGAAATAACAGCTGGAAAATTTGCGAGTTTCTCACTTCCATTTTATTGTCGAGTAGGAGCTTTCTCTTACTTCTCCAAATTTTCTTATAaagttaaatatttcaaacttATACTACCTTTTTAG
- the Or13 gene encoding odorant receptor 13, giving the protein MTVEIAEDSMERIVALSDDQNVDGYNHAIGPCRFFLRLLGTWPDPYGNVDSWTTSARCLVITATMFLFATISQTVKMALSYKDLNLVTEILTNCNIPTTIATIKIASIWYYRWVLRDLVRQIIEDWEMSHDRHESAIMWRSAKISRIFSIGCMFMTEGTLLTQCVVGLFRPISYAFKTDLNQSIEWPLYMKGSFPYDVQSSPNYELSILGQLLSNVFASTSFSSADSFFIVLMFHLIGQLSILKLTILDLPSKIENSDDRSKFIDRFAFVHMRHNRLWRFSMAIEESFNTMFLIQMIPCIFALCTQGYQLIMIMDADNVSLMELIFMIYFLVLFLFTIFTYCYVTEILRCKSLELSYAVYDCDWTILPAKEARILLLILVRTQHPFEITAGKFASFSLPFYCRILKTSAGYLSMLLAVKKRSEQVASKVVL; this is encoded by the exons ATGACAGTGGAGATTGCGGAGGATTCGATGGAGAGGATTGTCGCATTGTCCGATGATCAAAACGTCGATG GCTACAACCACGCGATCGGTCCATGCCGATTTTTTCTGCGCTTGCTCGGCACTTGGCCAGATCCTTATGGAAACGTTGATAGCTGGACGACCTCCGCTCGCTGTCTCGTGATAACGGCAACTATGTTCCTCTTCGCGACCATCTCGCAGACCGTGAAGATGGCCTTGTCGTACAAAGACTTGAATTTGGTAACGGAGATCCTGACGAATTGCAACATACCGACAACCATCGCGACCATCAAAATTGCCAGCATTTGGTACTACAGATGGG TGCTGCGAGACTTGGTGCGGCAGATCATAGAAGACTGGGAGATGTCCCACGACCGTCACGAATCGGCCATAATGTGGCGAAGCGCCAAAATCAGTCGGATATTCTCCATCGGGTGCATGTTCATGACCGAAGGAACACTTCTTACTCAGTGCGTCGTCGGACTCTTCAGACCCATCTCTTACGCCTTTAAAACGGACCTGAATCAGAGCATCGAGTGGCCGTTGTACATGAAGGGCTCATTTCCGTACGACGTCCAGTCATCGCCAAACTATGAACTGTCAATACTGGGACAGCTGCTGTCCAATGTTTTCGCCTCGACTTCTTTTTCGTCCGCAGATTCATTCTTCATTGTGCTTATGTTTCATCTTATAGGCCAGTTGTCCATTCTGAAACTGACGATTTTGGACCTGCCGAGTAAAATCGAGAATTCAGATGACAGGAGTAAGTTTATTGATCGATTCGCTTTCGTGCACATGAGACATAATCGGCTGTGGag ATTTTCAATGGCCATTGAGGAATCTTTCAATACAATGTTTCTCATACAAATGATACCCTGCATTTTCGCTCTGTGTACTCAAGGTTATCAACTCATAATG ATAATGGATGCCGATAACGTTTCGTTAATGGAActtatttttatgatatactttctggttttatttttgttcaccATCTTTACATACTGCTACGTTACAGAAATTTTGCGTTGCAAG AGTTTGGAATTGAGTTACGCAGTTTACGATTGCGACTGGACCATCTTACCAGCGAAAGAAGCCAGAATTTTGCTACTGATCTTGGTTCGCACGCAGCACCCGTTTGAAATAACAGCTGGAAAATTTGCGAGTTTCTCACTTCCATTTTATTGTCGA ATTTTGAAAACATCGGCTGGCTATCTATCGATGCTACTTGCCGTGAAAAAACGATCTGAACAAGTTGCTAGTAAGGTTGTTCTTTAA
- the Or15 gene encoding odorant receptor 15, protein MAEKEQGFQTAFSVTRFVMRFQGIWPGVDKPRTGFSRFQFIPAALMMVFFINAVQTMELTRVGGDLNMIIDILTFADIPIFIALVKHVGIAYNNKVLYKLLYLISEDWKEVTKESEKKVMWQKARLSRIFTMIEVSLGLGRLFIHTIRMTYAMLHPTSFDPTGKLIRPSYMRGYFIYDSQSTPIYEITWGCQFVATAFGGCAFASADALFVALVFHLCGQLTNLQTEFREVGKNTSGKKLEFVRSLARIIKKHRRICHMADTVEYCFNKIYLVQVSSSSVIFCLHGYSLVTILFDQDDVVVELIVMTFFTLGFIYSMFVYCYVAECLSTESLALSSAIFDNTWYDLPPKHAKLLLLPLQRTGKPLIVTAGKFVVFSLNLFSNIIKTSAGYLSMLLALREKL, encoded by the exons ATGGCAGAAAAAGAACAAG GTTTTCAAACTGCCTTCTCCGTGACCCGATTCGTCATGCGCTTTCAAGGGATCTGGCCTGGGGTGGACAAACCAAGAACTGGATTTTCTCGTTTCCAGTTCATTCCAGCTGCTCTGATGAtggttttttttataaatgcagtTCAAACAATGGAGCTGACTCGAGTGGGCGGTGACTTGAACATGATCATCGACATATTGACATTTGCTGATATCCCTATCTTCATCGCCTTGGTAAAACATGTCGGAATAGCTTACAACAACAAAG TTCTTTACAAACTGCTGTACTTGATATCCGAAGACTGGAAGGAGGTGACCAAGGAGTCTGAGAAAAAAGTCATGTGGCAGAAAGCTCGTCTCAGTCGAATATTTACGATGATAGAAGTTAGTCTAGGCTTAGGTCGGTTGTTCATCCATACCATACGAATGACCTACGCGATGCTACATCCAACCAGCTTTGACCCGACCGGCAAACTGATCAGACCTTCCTACATGAGAGGCTACTTCATCTACGATTCGCAGAGTACTCCAATATACGAGATAACTTGGGGCTGCCAGTTCGTTGCCACAGCCTTCGGTGGATGTGCATTTGCGAGTGCTGATGCGCTATTCGTTGCCCTGGTCTTTCACCTGTGTGGACAGTTGACTAATTTGCAAACAGAGTTTAGAGAAGTTGGAAAAAATACCTCTGGGAAGAAGCTGGAGTTTGTCAGGTCATTGGCAAGGATAATCAAGAAGCATCGCAGAATATGCCA TATGGCAGATACGGTTGAATACTGCTTCAACAAAATATATCTTGTGCAAGTTTCAAGTTCTTCGGTAATCTTTTGTTTACATGGATATTCTCTCGTTACG atACTTTTTGACCAAGACGATGTCGTTGTAGAGCTGATTGTTATGACTTTCTTCACTCTCGGTTTCATCTACAGCATGTTTGTCTATTGTTACGTTGCTGAGTGCTTGAGTACAGAG AGTTTGGCACTGAGTAGTGCCATTTTTGACAATACCTGGTATGATTTGCCACCAAAACACGCGAAGCTACTGTTACTGCCTTTACAGCGAACTGGAAAGCCACTTATAGTTACTGCAGGGAAATTCGTTGTATTTtcgttaaatttattttccaaT ATTATCAAAACTTCCGCTGGCTATTTGTCGATGCTTCTAGCTCTGCGCGAGAAATTGTAA
- the Or14 gene encoding odorant receptor 14 isoform X1, with amino-acid sequence MTTCHAGFDVAVGPSRAFLCFVGVWPNPEGSETTFETIQCIIVTLTMIIFANIAQTVKVFMVWGNLNSVIEILTTADMPIFVALMKFLVAWYNRKVLKGLVILMMEDWSRSYSSSNLDSMWRTARFSRKLSAVCIGLAQGTITAQFIMVVVFDVNNKGEAERTLYMISYFPYDTQVSPNYEITWLGQCFSNIFAAGAFSAVDAFFAVLVLHLCCQLSILRKELVMLADHHKKQGDNSEEFSRKLARIVEKHEYFNSFAKTIEDSFNTMFLSQMIASSLALCLQGYQLVMIITNTEGKLPVFQLIHMIYFTCCFSFSLFVYCYVAEELRFESTELDYAAYDSDWYNLPPKDTKLLLLLMHRSRKPLEITAGKFCAFSLRLYCSILKTSGGYLSMLLAVKDRLVVEAD; translated from the exons ATGACAACGTGTCACGCAGGTTTCGATGTTGCCGTCGGTCCAAGTAGAGCATTTCTTTGCTTCGTGGGTGTTTGGCCGAATCCCGAGGGATCGGAGACTACGTTTGAGACAATCCAATGCATCATCGTAACGCTCACGATGATCATTTTTGCGAACATCGCTCAAACCGTGAAGGTTTTCATGGTCTGGGGTAACTTGAACTCCGTCATCGAGATCCTGACGACAGCTGACATGCCAATCTTCGTTGCTCTGATGAAGTTCCTCGTAGCCTGGTACAACAGAAAAg TGTTAAAGGGTTTGGTGATTTTGATGATGGAGGACTGGAGTCGCAGCTACTCATCGAGTAACCTCGACTCCATGTGGCGGACAGCGCGATTCAGTCGCAAGCTATCGGCGGTCTGCATAGGCTTAGCTCAAGGAACGATAACTGCTCAGTTCATTATGGTCGTGGTTTTCGACGTCAACAACAAAGGCGAGGCTGAGCGAACCCTTTACATGATCTCGTACTTTCCCTACGATACCCAAGTCTCGCCCAACTACGAGATCACATGGCTGGGACAGTGCTTCTCCAATATTTTTGCGGCTGGGGCTTTCTCAGCTGTGGATGCTTTCTTCGCGGTGCTGGTGCTGCATCTATGTTGCCAACTGAGTATTCTGCGGAAAGAACTGGTGATGCTGGCGGATCATCACAAGAAACAAGGAGATAACAGCGAGGAATTTTCGAGGAAGTTGGCTAGAATTGTAGAGAAACACGAGTACTTTAATAG tttTGCGAAGACTATTGAAGATTCTTTTAACACGATGTTCTTGTCACAGATGATTGCGTCATCGCTTGCATTGTGCTTACAAGGGTATCAATTAGTTATG ATAATCACGAATACCGAAGGGAAATTACCCGTCTTTCAATTGATCCACATGATTTACTTCACATGTTGTTTTTCATTCAGTCTATTCGTGTACTGCTACGTTGCCGAGGAACTCCGATTCGAA AGTACAGAACTAGATTACGCAGCTTACGATAGTGATTGGTACAATTTGCCTCCAAAGGATACAAAGCTTTTGCTACTACTAATGCATCGATCACGGAAGCCTCTAGAAATTACGGCTGGTAAATTCTGCGCCTTTTCTTTAAGACTCTATTGCAGC atattaaaaaCATCAGGTGGATACTTATCAATGCTTCTAGCTGTGAAAGATCGGCTAGTAGTAGAAGCTGACTAG